From the Endozoicomonas sp. Mp262 genome, the window AAGCGTCTTGACCTTTTTGCTATCCATGCGCTGGTCCCTGTGAGTCATAAAAATAGCGTGCCGGCCATCACGCAATCGAAGGAACAGGCTTTTAGTGGGTGCAGCCGTCCAGTTCAGTGTTTTAGCCACCCTTGCATCGGCCTCAAAATCCAGAATCGGCTCATGATCCCACGACTGATAATTCACCTGAGCCTGATTAAATAGCTGGATAACATTTTGAAAAATCGTTTTGATTCCGGATTGATCCATTATGTCCTCTCTGTATTCATTTCTGGCTGCTAGATGAATTGCTTCACCAGAGAAATGGCTATTGCCCACATAATAAATGCCACTATAAAATCAATGCTTCTCTGAATTCCGGGTTTTGATAGCCAGGGGGCAAATTTTGCCGCAGCAGAAGAAAGAGAAAAAAACCAGATAAAAGAGGCTGAAAACGTCCCCAGGGCAAAGGCCAGCCTGAGTTCTTGCTCCATTTGATTACCAACGCTGCCTAAAATGACCATGGTATCCAAATACGCATGGGGGTTGAGTAAAGTCACCGCTAAAGCACCAAGCAATACTCCCCGCTTGCCTCTGAATATGGCCGTATTGCTACCTTCTACAGATGTGGTGACACCCTTTAAAGCCTTTTTAAAAGAAGACGTGCCATAAACACTCAAAAAAATAATACCGGCGACAGTCATTATCTGTAATGCCAGAGGATTTCTTGACAGGAATTCACCGGCACCAAAAATACCCAGACCAATGAGCATTACGTCACAGATAAGACACACCGTCGCTGCCAGTAAATGAAAGTTACGGCGAATCCCCTGATTGATCAGATAGGCATTCTGGGCGCCAATGGGCACAATCATTCCCAGGCCTAACCCAAGGCCCTGGATAAATGGAAACAGATACATGGCTACAACTCACAAGCCAAAAAGTTATTTATTAATGCCTGTTCGCTAGGGGCTGTTGACGTTTGCTCGTGTGCTCAGCCAAAACCAGCGGTTTCGTGGCTAGACGCAGTAGCGTAGGAAGACTCACGTCTTTCAAGCTACTGCAACGACGGCACGGAGTCGCTGGTTTTGGCCCTTCGGGTGGCTCGTAAAGTGGCTTTCCGACTGCGTTGGACTGGCTTGACGTAGAACAACTATGCCTGCACCAGTCCTCCTTGCGGAAAACCGCTTTACGAGCCACTGAGCTCACGATCAAACGTCAACAGCCCCTACAGTAGGAAAAAACATTTTTTATAACCGTTTTCAGCTTTCTGTAGGAATATGAACAGGTATACGCATAAAGCCCCGGAGAATACCTTTGGGCGTGGTGGAAGTTTATAAGGGGATCTATAATTCAGTAAAACTAATATTTTTTATATTCTATTAATTTTTCTAATGAAACCACTGGATTATAAACTGGTAGCGGCTCTGGCTGCGGTAATCAGGGAAGGTAGTTTTGAACGGGCAGCTGACAAACTCTGCATTACGCAGTCTGCCGTTTCACAACGCATCAAACAGCTGGAACAAATCATGGCTCAGCCACTTCTGGTTCGCAGCCAGCCACCGGGTATTACAGATGCAGGTCAGCAACTTCTTGGACTTTATCAGCGCGTGACGATGCTGGAGCAGGATGTACTGGATAGTATTTGCCATCAGGATGACAGGCAAGCTGTACCCGTGACCCTTGCGGTGAATGCAGATTCGGTTGCCACCTGGTTGATTCCG encodes:
- a CDS encoding LysE/ArgO family amino acid transporter — encoded protein: MYLFPFIQGLGLGLGMIVPIGAQNAYLINQGIRRNFHLLAATVCLICDVMLIGLGIFGAGEFLSRNPLALQIMTVAGIIFLSVYGTSSFKKALKGVTTSVEGSNTAIFRGKRGVLLGALAVTLLNPHAYLDTMVILGSVGNQMEQELRLAFALGTFSASFIWFFSLSSAAAKFAPWLSKPGIQRSIDFIVAFIMWAIAISLVKQFI
- a CDS encoding YbaK/EbsC family protein — its product is MDQSGIKTIFQNVIQLFNQAQVNYQSWDHEPILDFEADARVAKTLNWTAAPTKSLFLRLRDGRHAIFMTHRDQRMDSKKVKTLLGSRPSVCSDEEMIEVLGCVPGAVCPFGLPDSVSLVIDRELMNYQELMFTPGYPEKTFAYAAEALPRLEEYIAAPVYWLNS